The following proteins are co-located in the Myroides profundi genome:
- a CDS encoding dimethylarginine dimethylaminohydrolase family protein produces MLKLNVKNETSRLRAVVLGTANSIGPTPTVEEAYDPKSLEHIKAGTYPVESDMIQEMDAFNKVFEKYDVKVYRPEIIEDYNQIFTRDIGFVIEDKFIKANILPDRDRELHAIQYVLDQINPASIISAPEEVHFEGGDVMPWNDYIFIGSYKRPDYKEYITARTNQLGVDFIKELFPNKTVLSFDLVKSRTEPRDNALHLDCCFQPIGNDKGIIYKGGFYDEKEYYQLVEIFGKDNLFHIEREEMYHMFSNVFSISPEVIVSERNFTRLNNWLRENNFVVEEIPYAEIAKQEGLLRCSTLPLIRD; encoded by the coding sequence ATGCTTAAGTTAAACGTTAAGAATGAAACCTCGAGATTGCGGGCTGTGGTCCTAGGTACAGCTAATAGTATCGGACCCACACCTACAGTAGAAGAAGCTTACGACCCAAAGTCGTTGGAGCATATTAAAGCAGGTACTTATCCTGTAGAATCTGACATGATTCAAGAAATGGATGCTTTTAATAAAGTATTCGAAAAATATGATGTAAAGGTGTATAGACCTGAAATCATTGAAGACTACAATCAAATTTTTACGCGTGATATTGGATTTGTGATTGAAGATAAATTCATTAAAGCGAATATCCTACCAGATAGAGATCGTGAATTACATGCAATTCAGTATGTGTTAGATCAAATTAATCCTGCATCTATAATCTCTGCTCCAGAAGAAGTACACTTTGAAGGAGGAGACGTAATGCCATGGAATGATTATATTTTTATAGGAAGCTACAAGCGTCCAGATTATAAAGAATATATTACAGCTAGAACAAATCAACTAGGTGTTGATTTTATTAAAGAATTATTCCCTAATAAAACAGTTTTATCATTTGACTTGGTGAAGTCTAGAACAGAACCACGTGATAATGCATTGCATTTAGATTGTTGTTTTCAACCAATCGGAAATGATAAAGGAATAATCTATAAAGGTGGTTTTTATGATGAGAAAGAATACTATCAATTAGTTGAAATTTTCGGTAAAGACAACTTATTCCACATTGAAAGAGAAGAAATGTATCATATGTTTTCGAATGTATTTTCTATTAGCCCAGAAGTTATTGTGTCTGAACGTAATTTCACAAGACTGAATAATTGGTTAAGAGAAAATAATTTCGTTGTAGAAGAGATTCCTTATGCAGAAATTGCAAAACAAGAGGGGTTATTAAGATGTTCTACATTACCTTTGATACGTGATTAA
- the ctlX gene encoding citrulline utilization hydrolase CtlX, with protein MNQTTNTILMIRPVAFRMNEQTAVNNYYQKVLDNTTPATVNAKAQQEFDAFVEKLRAVGVNVIVVEDTVDPDTPDSIFPNNWISFHESGEVVLYPMFAENRRLERREDIFDILEKEGFEIDDDIWDYTSAEEDDLFLEGTGSLLLDRANEKTYCALSPRADEGLVIEFCEDFETDPVIFEAFQTVDGERKHIYHTNVMMCLAETFAVICADCIDDKQERKTVLNSLKSTGKEVITITEEQVNNFAGNMLQVKGANDQRYLVMSTQAFNSLDANQIKAIEKHCPILHSSLDTIEACGGGSARCMMAEVFLPKK; from the coding sequence ATGAATCAAACTACTAATACAATATTAATGATTCGCCCTGTGGCGTTTCGTATGAACGAACAAACTGCGGTAAATAACTATTATCAAAAAGTACTTGATAATACAACTCCTGCTACAGTTAATGCAAAAGCGCAACAAGAATTTGATGCTTTCGTAGAAAAATTAAGAGCTGTTGGAGTTAATGTTATTGTAGTAGAAGATACTGTAGATCCTGATACGCCAGATAGTATTTTTCCAAATAACTGGATTTCTTTTCACGAAAGTGGAGAAGTAGTTCTTTACCCAATGTTTGCTGAGAATAGAAGACTGGAGAGAAGAGAGGATATATTTGATATCTTGGAGAAAGAAGGTTTTGAAATCGATGATGATATATGGGATTATACATCGGCAGAAGAAGATGATTTATTCTTAGAAGGTACAGGAAGTTTATTGTTAGACAGAGCTAATGAGAAGACGTATTGTGCATTATCACCACGTGCTGATGAAGGTTTAGTTATTGAGTTTTGTGAGGATTTTGAGACAGATCCAGTAATTTTTGAAGCGTTTCAAACAGTAGATGGAGAAAGAAAGCATATCTACCACACTAATGTTATGATGTGTTTAGCTGAAACATTTGCCGTAATTTGTGCAGATTGTATTGATGATAAACAAGAGAGAAAAACTGTTTTAAATAGTTTAAAGAGCACAGGAAAAGAAGTTATTACTATTACTGAAGAACAAGTTAATAATTTTGCTGGTAATATGTTACAAGTAAAAGGAGCAAACGATCAACGTTATTTAGTAATGTCTACTCAGGCTTTTAATAGTTTAGACGCTAATCAGATTAAGGCAATCGAAAAGCATTGTCCGATTTTACACAGTAGCTTAGATACAATTGAAGCTTGTGGTGGAGGAAGTGCTCGCTGTATGATGGCAGAGGTGTTTTTACCAAAAAAATAA